In a genomic window of Candidatus Zymogenus saltonus:
- a CDS encoding AMP-binding protein, with protein MNGITIKEIIEENAKKFAKKNALLRKIGIRWVGITYRDLLSQVKDLGTSLVKMGMKKGDRIALLTHNCPEWAISYLAIITNNGIVVPVDKELKAQELRHILEDSGSKFIIVTEELLPKIEEIHQSLKSLKKIILITNLTKDITIPDEIKDDMKRIERAWQSLIAKIKKEHESEIKKIEDLWLSLDKRLKDARIKKDSLVIEKRNRFLDFTKGLYEGTDVATGVVHFENLFGNEDIIENEMGYNETIAILYTSGTTGKSKGVMLTNENIITNFKGVVELMQVDDKILTLSVLPINHVYESTCGVIIPILLGGTVAFAESLLKVAQNLNEVKPNFFLGVPALYQALYTRMSQKVNSSLAGRLMNSNAITRKVIQKKIKKELGGSDIAFISGGGPFDPSLQEGLRKLGLNIFNGYGITETAPLVAVNSVVGGDRLGSVGKVMPEVEIKIENPNENGEGEIFIKGPNVMKGYFNNPKATKEVLTDGWYHSGDLGYLDDDNYLFVLGRVKNLIVTGKGKNIYPEEVETELERSPFIEEAMVYAHNLGTTGEEVRAVVYLNQDMLEAHAVKEGKKELEKSEIHTLIRDEIKRCCSNLADYKRVKEFMIRDEEFPKTSTRKIKRYAVEEAIKVN; from the coding sequence ATGAACGGGATAACGATCAAGGAGATCATCGAGGAGAACGCTAAGAAGTTCGCCAAAAAAAACGCCTTGTTGAGAAAAATTGGAATTAGATGGGTTGGAATTACATACAGGGATCTGCTTTCTCAGGTAAAGGACCTCGGCACAAGCCTTGTAAAGATGGGAATGAAAAAGGGAGACCGAATCGCCCTCCTTACACACAACTGCCCCGAATGGGCCATTTCATACCTCGCAATTATAACCAATAACGGCATTGTCGTACCGGTTGACAAGGAGCTAAAGGCCCAGGAGCTGAGACACATCCTCGAAGACAGCGGCTCAAAGTTCATTATAGTAACAGAAGAGCTCCTTCCGAAGATCGAAGAGATACATCAATCCCTTAAAAGTCTGAAGAAGATAATCCTTATAACCAATTTGACAAAGGATATCACGATTCCCGACGAGATAAAGGATGACATGAAGAGGATCGAGAGGGCATGGCAGTCTTTGATCGCCAAGATTAAAAAGGAGCATGAATCCGAGATAAAAAAGATCGAAGATCTTTGGCTCTCTCTCGATAAAAGGCTGAAAGACGCCAGGATAAAGAAGGACAGCCTCGTCATCGAAAAGAGAAACCGCTTTTTGGACTTCACCAAGGGACTCTACGAGGGCACCGACGTTGCGACCGGTGTGGTTCATTTCGAGAACCTTTTCGGAAACGAAGATATTATCGAAAACGAGATGGGATATAATGAGACCATCGCCATCCTCTACACGTCCGGCACCACGGGAAAATCGAAGGGGGTGATGCTCACGAACGAGAACATCATAACGAATTTCAAGGGGGTGGTGGAGCTGATGCAGGTGGACGATAAGATCCTTACGCTCTCCGTTCTGCCGATAAACCACGTCTACGAATCGACCTGCGGTGTAATTATACCTATCCTTCTGGGCGGGACGGTCGCATTCGCCGAGTCCCTTTTAAAGGTGGCCCAGAACCTCAACGAGGTGAAACCGAACTTTTTCCTTGGTGTCCCCGCCCTCTACCAGGCCCTTTACACGAGGATGAGCCAAAAGGTAAACTCCAGCCTTGCAGGCAGGCTGATGAACTCCAACGCCATCACGAGAAAGGTAATCCAGAAAAAGATCAAAAAGGAGCTCGGTGGAAGCGACATTGCCTTCATAAGCGGAGGCGGGCCATTCGACCCCTCCCTTCAGGAGGGATTAAGGAAACTCGGCCTCAACATCTTCAACGGCTACGGGATTACGGAAACCGCACCCCTTGTGGCGGTAAACAGCGTCGTTGGAGGAGACAGGCTCGGCTCCGTGGGGAAGGTCATGCCCGAAGTCGAGATCAAGATAGAAAATCCGAACGAAAACGGCGAGGGAGAAATATTTATCAAGGGGCCTAACGTGATGAAGGGATACTTCAATAATCCGAAGGCAACCAAGGAGGTGCTGACCGACGGGTGGTATCACTCCGGAGACCTGGGATACCTCGACGACGACAATTATCTCTTTGTACTGGGAAGGGTCAAAAACCTGATCGTTACTGGAAAGGGCAAGAACATCTACCCCGAGGAGGTGGAGACGGAGCTGGAGCGGAGCCCCTTCATCGAGGAGGCGATGGTCTACGCCCACAACCTCGGCACCACGGGAGAGGAGGTCAGGGCGGTCGTCTACCTGAATCAAGACATGCTGGAAGCCCACGCGGTAAAGGAGGGGAAAAAGGAGCTTGAAAAGTCCGAGATACACACCCTCATTCGCGACGAGATAAAAAGATGCTGCAGCAACCTGGCGGATTACAAGCGGGTCAAGGAGTTCATGATAAGGGACGAGGAGTTCCCGAAGACCTCGACCCGAAAAATAAAGCGGTACGCCGTAGAGGAAGCCATCAAGGTAAATTGA
- a CDS encoding DNA internalization-related competence protein ComEC/Rec2, translating to MKHPLLLLASALALGIGLGTYIRTDIPPLLIIAGILLTLTAMIRERIRLTSHTKGPALPSAHHLYFVLIGLLFVILGLLLICPVVNPKTDSDHISNFASNEYRTIAGTVSLPPDFDSDSTRIVLKDVMIKDGRKWIDVKGRLGVTIYERTDSIGYGDVIFYRGKIRNPTNFNNPGGFDYVFYLKRRSISSISYIKGRDYFFVSENVSPPTLRKIEEIRRKIRTFIDTAVPITEGAILKALIIGERSEIPEDLYDSYRRTGMAHILAISGMHIGIIFLISFSVLHVVLVRIPRLALIFPVKTFALIVSLLPIFLYTILSGLKITAVRSTIMITAYVLSVVIGRDRDLLNTLSLAALIILIVSPASLFDPAFQLSFTAVMSIILIYPLLTDPVKNRIYSGDGSAPTLGRRLLLRGYQFAAVSVSALFGILPISAHYFYTESPLSILMNFAVVPLLGFFAVPLSLVSIPLVFISGEVAGLLLDGAAGAVTISNWMINGVDSLFPGGFAVIPPRLPEMVLYYLILVVVIFYANEYRRRSLQPRQSVKSRLRIIFVVLLSTLVLLLSYQALNRYHPKRLSVTFINVGQGDSTLIKFPGGRTMLIDGGGFHGGGFDTGRSIVSPYLLHERIRRIDYLVLTHPEFDHYGGIEYILKNFNVGEFWVTEAGMDSEEIEDLRSTSKMRNVPIVTISDDTTDLAINGAVVEFLHPPPGLQTKGDMKSDLGENLNNSSIVFRIKYGYFSLLMTGDIEAEAERLIMSKNRELKSLVLKSPHHGSNTSSGITFLNEVEPAVVVIMCGEKERFGFPKDETLERYEYIGAVVFRTDIDGAVIVKSDGDGFEIESVNGKSCLWRAP from the coding sequence TTGAAACACCCGCTCCTCCTTTTAGCTTCGGCCCTGGCCCTCGGGATCGGCCTCGGCACATACATAAGAACAGACATCCCGCCGCTTCTTATAATTGCCGGGATTCTTCTGACCTTAACTGCAATGATAAGGGAGCGTATTCGCCTCACCTCCCATACCAAAGGCCCCGCCCTTCCATCGGCTCATCATCTCTATTTTGTACTTATCGGACTCCTCTTCGTAATCCTCGGCCTCCTCCTTATATGCCCCGTCGTCAACCCCAAGACAGACTCCGACCATATATCTAATTTTGCATCGAATGAGTATCGAACAATTGCGGGAACGGTCTCTCTCCCCCCCGATTTTGATTCCGATTCCACACGAATTGTCTTGAAAGACGTGATGATAAAAGACGGGAGAAAATGGATTGACGTCAAGGGGAGACTCGGGGTCACGATCTACGAGCGCACAGATAGTATCGGATACGGGGATGTCATATTTTACAGGGGCAAGATAAGAAATCCGACCAACTTCAACAACCCGGGCGGATTCGACTACGTATTCTACCTCAAAAGAAGGAGTATATCCTCCATCTCATATATAAAGGGCCGGGACTACTTTTTTGTCTCGGAAAACGTCTCGCCGCCGACCTTAAGGAAGATTGAAGAGATAAGGCGCAAGATAAGAACTTTTATCGACACCGCCGTCCCTATAACTGAGGGGGCGATCTTGAAGGCCTTAATAATAGGCGAAAGGTCAGAAATCCCTGAGGATCTCTACGACTCCTACCGGCGAACCGGAATGGCCCACATCCTGGCCATCTCCGGGATGCACATCGGGATAATCTTTCTCATCTCCTTTTCCGTTCTACATGTAGTGCTTGTCAGGATACCCCGGCTCGCCCTTATATTTCCCGTAAAGACATTCGCCCTAATCGTATCTCTTTTGCCCATCTTTCTCTACACAATCCTCTCGGGACTCAAGATCACCGCCGTGAGGTCGACCATTATGATAACGGCTTACGTTTTATCCGTAGTCATTGGGAGGGACCGGGACCTGTTGAACACCCTGTCTCTGGCGGCGCTTATTATTCTAATCGTATCCCCTGCGTCCCTATTCGACCCGGCCTTTCAGCTGTCGTTCACGGCGGTAATGTCGATCATCCTTATCTATCCACTCCTGACGGATCCGGTCAAAAACAGGATATACAGTGGCGACGGCTCTGCCCCGACCCTCGGAAGGCGCCTGTTGCTTCGTGGATATCAATTTGCGGCGGTGTCTGTTTCCGCCCTTTTCGGAATTCTCCCGATATCCGCCCACTATTTTTACACGGAAAGTCCCCTCTCGATTTTAATGAACTTCGCCGTCGTCCCGCTCCTCGGTTTTTTCGCCGTGCCGCTTTCCCTCGTCTCGATTCCCCTTGTCTTCATCTCGGGAGAGGTCGCGGGCCTGCTCCTCGATGGAGCGGCCGGGGCCGTTACAATATCGAACTGGATGATAAACGGCGTAGACTCCCTCTTCCCGGGGGGATTTGCGGTGATCCCGCCGAGGCTCCCGGAGATGGTTCTCTACTACCTCATTCTCGTTGTCGTGATTTTTTACGCCAACGAGTACAGGAGAAGGAGCCTACAGCCGAGACAATCGGTTAAATCCCGACTTAGAATTATATTTGTCGTTTTACTTTCAACTCTCGTCTTGCTACTCTCGTATCAGGCCTTAAACCGCTACCACCCGAAGAGACTCTCGGTTACATTCATAAACGTAGGCCAGGGGGACTCGACTCTTATTAAGTTCCCGGGCGGAAGGACAATGCTCATAGACGGAGGGGGATTTCACGGCGGCGGCTTCGATACGGGAAGGTCGATCGTATCCCCCTACCTCCTGCATGAGAGGATAAGGAGAATAGACTACCTTGTCCTGACACATCCCGAATTCGATCACTACGGGGGCATCGAGTATATTCTTAAGAATTTTAACGTTGGCGAGTTCTGGGTCACCGAGGCCGGGATGGACTCGGAGGAGATCGAGGATCTAAGGAGTACGTCAAAGATGAGAAACGTGCCGATTGTCACAATATCTGACGACACCACAGACCTTGCGATCAACGGCGCCGTCGTTGAGTTCCTGCACCCGCCGCCCGGCCTTCAAACGAAAGGAGACATGAAATCCGATTTAGGCGAAAATCTGAACAACAGTTCCATCGTATTTCGCATAAAATACGGCTATTTCTCCCTCCTTATGACGGGCGACATCGAGGCCGAGGCGGAACGGCTCATCATGTCAAAAAACAGGGAGCTGAAATCCCTCGTCCTTAAAAGCCCCCACCACGGATCAAATACATCGAGCGGCATTACTTTCTTAAACGAGGTCGAGCCTGCGGTGGTGGTAATCATGTGCGGGGAAAAGGAGCGGTTCGGCTTTCCGAAAGACGAGACGCTTGAAAGATACGAGTATATCGGGGCCGTTGTCTTTCGGACCGACATCGACGGCGCGGTGATTGTAAAGAGCGACGGAGACGGCTTTGAAATCGAATCGGTCAACGGCAAAAGCTGTCTCTGGAGAGCACCTTGA
- a CDS encoding alpha/beta fold hydrolase, giving the protein MKIAIIFIIAVSILLLLNVILGLTLSILISRPKTKSYIDYYFFSPFETGVPSEKVAFETEDGLTLRGWLLPGRDNRAVICLCGRMGTKSDLLGVGSCLNRAGYNVLLFDYRGCGESDSSTMSMGQLERMDVKAAVDFIVKKIPSPRIGIIGFSMGASLGIVHASTDKRISALVCDSPFTSSEELILNRIRRFFPLPLFLLRPLTRLFTKFLFGYDNRGLDVKGSAKRLSLKNLLVVVSEKDCVIEPSQQREIFDAASHPKEVWKLEDADHCGAYFLNRGEYVSRVAAFFDDALS; this is encoded by the coding sequence ATGAAAATCGCTATAATATTCATTATCGCCGTATCTATTCTGCTTCTCCTAAACGTCATTCTGGGGCTTACTCTCTCGATCTTGATCTCCCGTCCCAAGACTAAATCCTATATTGATTACTACTTCTTCTCCCCCTTCGAGACGGGGGTTCCATCAGAAAAGGTCGCCTTTGAAACGGAGGACGGATTGACCTTAAGGGGATGGCTCCTGCCGGGACGGGACAATCGGGCGGTCATCTGCCTTTGTGGACGGATGGGGACAAAATCCGACCTGCTCGGCGTGGGAAGCTGTCTGAACAGGGCGGGATACAACGTTCTCCTGTTTGACTACAGGGGCTGCGGGGAAAGCGACTCGTCCACAATGAGCATGGGGCAGCTCGAACGTATGGACGTAAAGGCCGCGGTCGATTTCATCGTAAAAAAAATCCCAAGTCCGAGAATAGGCATCATAGGCTTTTCAATGGGGGCGTCTCTGGGGATTGTCCACGCATCGACGGACAAGAGGATATCGGCCCTTGTCTGCGACTCACCCTTCACCTCGTCGGAGGAGCTTATCTTAAACAGGATAAGGAGATTCTTCCCCCTCCCCCTTTTTCTCTTGAGGCCGTTGACGAGGCTCTTCACGAAGTTCCTCTTCGGCTACGATAACCGGGGGCTCGACGTGAAAGGCTCCGCAAAAAGACTTTCCCTCAAAAACCTTCTCGTCGTGGTGAGTGAAAAGGACTGCGTCATCGAGCCCTCCCAGCAGAGGGAGATTTTTGACGCCGCCTCCCATCCGAAGGAGGTCTGGAAGCTCGAAGACGCCGACCACTGCGGGGCCTATTTCCTTAACCGGGGCGAGTACGTCAGTAGGGTGGCCGCCTTTTTCGACGATGCCTTATCCTAA
- a CDS encoding SDR family oxidoreductase, whose translation MTNPFKDKVAVVTGAASGIGRAISNELVRMGATVIAADINLEGAKETASSIAEMGAKTAAKKVDVTKHDQVKQLIADVVKEQGRLDYIFNNAGIAFLGETRDMDISQWRQIIDVNMMGVLYGTLEAYPVMIKQGSGHIVNTASLAGLVPVPTETAYVTTKFAVVGLSASLRSEAKGLGVKVSVVCPGFVDTAIIRGFIPVNIRKEDHLKKMPRMMDVNKAARKILKRVRRNRSIILIGTDAHIIYFLQRYVPFVLNPLYLMMVKFLRTTRIED comes from the coding sequence ATGACAAATCCTTTTAAGGACAAGGTGGCGGTCGTCACCGGGGCCGCCTCAGGCATAGGGAGGGCAATCTCAAACGAGCTGGTAAGGATGGGGGCGACGGTTATCGCGGCGGACATCAACCTTGAAGGGGCAAAGGAGACCGCATCATCAATTGCGGAGATGGGGGCAAAGACCGCGGCGAAAAAGGTCGACGTCACGAAGCACGATCAGGTAAAACAACTTATCGCCGATGTGGTAAAGGAGCAAGGGAGGCTCGACTACATCTTCAACAACGCGGGGATCGCCTTTCTCGGTGAGACGAGGGACATGGACATCTCCCAGTGGAGACAGATAATCGATGTCAACATGATGGGTGTCCTCTACGGTACCCTCGAGGCATACCCGGTCATGATCAAACAGGGTTCTGGACACATCGTCAACACCGCCTCTCTTGCGGGCCTGGTCCCCGTCCCCACAGAGACCGCCTATGTCACGACGAAGTTCGCCGTTGTGGGCCTCTCCGCGTCTCTCAGGTCAGAGGCAAAGGGACTGGGCGTCAAGGTTAGCGTCGTCTGCCCCGGTTTCGTAGACACGGCGATAATAAGGGGCTTCATCCCAGTCAATATTCGCAAGGAGGATCACCTTAAGAAGATGCCAAGAATGATGGACGTAAATAAGGCCGCGAGGAAAATCTTGAAAAGGGTCAGGCGAAACCGCTCGATAATTTTAATTGGGACGGACGCCCACATCATCTACTTTCTCCAGCGCTACGTTCCCTTTGTCCTCAATCCCCTCTACCTAATGATGGTAAAATTCCTCAGGACGACGAGGATCGAGGATTAA
- a CDS encoding acyl-CoA dehydrogenase family protein, producing MEYDIFGSEHEQFREQLRKFLAEKVTPFILEWEEKREIPRSIWREMGKMGFLGFCYDPEYGGLGVDDLFRVVMAEEMGRSGCLGFAVSVGVHNDMSTTYINDLGTDEQKKRWLAPCIAGESVCAIAITDPGAGSDVAGIVTGIEKKGSDYILNGQKTFITNGHYADIIIVAAKTDKKADPPHRGVSLFVVERGTPGLSTRKLEKIGCHESDTAEIFLEDVKLTDKNLLGQEGRGFYALMNNLQLERLILSVEGLGAAQYILDKTIDYARERTAFGRTISKFQAIKHRLVDMATAIELNRALAYQCAKRFAKGENVVKEISMLKASIGEMVTKICYDATQIYGGYGYMAEYEVARMYTDVRSLSIIGGTTEIMKEIVARQMGL from the coding sequence ATGGAGTATGACATATTTGGCAGCGAACATGAGCAGTTCAGGGAACAGCTGAGAAAATTCTTGGCGGAAAAGGTGACGCCCTTCATTCTCGAATGGGAGGAAAAGAGGGAGATACCCAGATCGATCTGGCGGGAGATGGGAAAGATGGGCTTTCTCGGCTTCTGCTACGACCCCGAGTACGGCGGACTGGGGGTGGACGACCTGTTTCGGGTCGTCATGGCCGAGGAGATGGGGAGATCGGGGTGTCTCGGCTTTGCGGTCTCTGTGGGCGTTCACAACGATATGTCTACTACATATATCAATGACCTCGGGACGGACGAGCAAAAAAAACGGTGGCTTGCCCCCTGCATAGCCGGGGAGTCGGTCTGCGCCATAGCTATAACCGACCCCGGAGCGGGGTCGGACGTCGCGGGGATCGTCACGGGGATTGAGAAGAAGGGGAGCGATTATATACTTAACGGCCAGAAGACCTTCATAACCAACGGGCATTACGCGGATATAATAATAGTCGCGGCAAAAACCGATAAGAAAGCGGACCCCCCTCATCGGGGGGTTTCGCTTTTTGTGGTGGAGAGGGGAACGCCCGGCCTGTCGACCCGAAAGCTCGAAAAGATAGGGTGCCACGAGTCGGACACCGCCGAGATATTTTTGGAAGACGTGAAGCTGACCGATAAGAACCTCCTTGGCCAGGAGGGGAGGGGATTCTACGCCCTGATGAACAACCTCCAGCTTGAGCGTTTGATATTGAGCGTGGAGGGGCTCGGGGCGGCCCAGTATATACTCGACAAGACGATCGACTACGCCAGGGAGAGGACTGCCTTCGGAAGGACGATATCGAAATTCCAAGCGATAAAACATCGTTTAGTCGACATGGCCACGGCGATAGAGCTGAACCGAGCGCTGGCGTATCAATGTGCGAAAAGGTTCGCCAAGGGCGAGAATGTCGTCAAGGAGATATCGATGCTGAAGGCGTCCATAGGGGAGATGGTAACCAAAATATGCTACGATGCGACGCAGATCTACGGGGGGTACGGCTACATGGCGGAGTACGAGGTCGCCCGGATGTACACGGACGTCCGTTCCTTGAGCATAATCGGCGGCACAACCGAAATAATGAAGGAGATAGTCGCCCGGCAGATGGGGCTGTAG
- a CDS encoding M28 family peptidase, giving the protein MFRFKRTICLSVVLMLLSSAALFAVDDARVPTQDEIVGWLDEFCKSDNRRPGEPGGLAGEDFVYKKFMEFGLENVRKEPVEITLWRAVEWSLKVKGDGVEEEIPTFYTLNTGFTPDEGISAELVYVRSGSEEDFNTIDVKGKIAVIDMEFATLPLLPLMLLKGYYLYDPDKTFTWWASQPACWVRKNWNIDKDTSKSAYELAKKSGALAVVWILKDQPANVVTHYGPYDGEMKDLPALYVGRDDGARLKEMLAAGSLQATFVQTGTMTPGVMHNVHGVLPGKSNEIVLITSHHDSPFKGYIEDGTGISMVLSLAKYFSQVPQEEREKTMVFLASSGHFYGSKGIETWLENHKEDIADKTVMNLNIEHVAAKEFVEDKGGDYHYTGKPQLRGIFIDNNDHMKDAIGEALRDNNLTRSAVIAIDALGKDPPGEGRFPHRLGIPVIHYISGPSYLLVDADYREKVILEELVPAAKTFIEIVEKLSTLSGGDLKPKAEEQK; this is encoded by the coding sequence ATGTTTAGATTTAAAAGAACAATCTGCCTGTCGGTGGTCTTGATGTTGTTGTCATCCGCTGCCCTTTTTGCAGTAGATGATGCAAGGGTGCCGACTCAGGACGAGATCGTTGGGTGGCTGGACGAGTTCTGTAAATCCGACAACAGGAGGCCGGGCGAGCCTGGGGGGCTAGCCGGCGAGGATTTCGTGTACAAGAAGTTCATGGAATTCGGACTTGAGAACGTCAGGAAGGAGCCGGTGGAAATTACCCTCTGGCGCGCGGTAGAGTGGTCCCTTAAGGTTAAGGGTGATGGCGTGGAGGAGGAGATACCCACATTCTACACGCTCAATACCGGATTCACGCCGGATGAGGGCATCAGCGCCGAGCTGGTCTATGTAAGGAGCGGCTCGGAGGAGGATTTCAACACGATCGATGTTAAGGGGAAGATCGCGGTCATAGACATGGAATTCGCGACCCTTCCACTCCTTCCACTGATGTTGCTTAAGGGTTACTACCTTTACGACCCGGACAAGACCTTCACATGGTGGGCGAGTCAGCCGGCCTGCTGGGTGAGGAAGAACTGGAACATTGACAAGGACACGTCCAAGAGCGCCTACGAGCTCGCCAAAAAGAGCGGCGCTTTGGCGGTCGTCTGGATATTGAAGGATCAGCCCGCCAACGTGGTCACCCATTACGGCCCCTATGACGGCGAGATGAAGGATTTACCCGCCCTCTACGTGGGCAGAGACGACGGGGCGAGGCTGAAGGAGATGCTGGCCGCGGGAAGCCTTCAGGCAACGTTTGTCCAGACAGGGACGATGACCCCCGGTGTTATGCACAACGTTCACGGGGTGCTCCCCGGGAAGTCGAACGAGATAGTCCTCATCACCTCCCACCACGACTCGCCCTTCAAGGGATATATAGAGGACGGAACCGGCATCTCCATGGTCCTTTCATTGGCGAAGTATTTTTCTCAGGTTCCCCAAGAGGAGCGGGAGAAGACGATGGTCTTTTTGGCATCGTCCGGGCACTTCTACGGCTCGAAGGGGATAGAGACATGGCTCGAAAATCACAAGGAGGATATCGCCGATAAGACCGTCATGAACCTCAACATAGAGCACGTAGCCGCAAAGGAGTTCGTTGAGGACAAGGGCGGAGACTACCACTACACGGGGAAGCCACAGCTCAGGGGTATATTCATCGACAACAACGACCACATGAAGGATGCGATAGGGGAGGCCCTGAGGGACAACAACCTCACGAGGTCGGCTGTGATAGCGATCGACGCCCTGGGGAAGGACCCCCCGGGAGAGGGGAGGTTCCCCCACAGGCTGGGAATCCCGGTGATTCACTACATAAGCGGGCCAAGCTACCTGCTGGTGGACGCCGACTACAGGGAGAAGGTGATCCTTGAGGAGCTCGTACCGGCGGCGAAGACCTTTATCGAGATTGTCGAGAAGCTCTCGACCTTAAGCGGCGGTGATCTCAAGCCGAAGGCGGAGGAACAGAAATGA
- a CDS encoding methylated-DNA--[protein]-cysteine S-methyltransferase, translating into MKEIKNVGIFSTTFGWMGVVSSDAGILFSMLPRVERGDVEKGLKSYLGTNGIKAGEDASCGEIEDAMKRFFEGEAVDLTRFPLDFSGISPFFVSVYGVVKGIDRGRVMSYNDVAKAAGSPGGARGVGSAMARNRFAPFVPCHRVVGKNGDLVGFGGGNGIEMKERMLFIEGIESRSGSKFRVPREFFASR; encoded by the coding sequence ATGAAAGAGATTAAAAATGTTGGGATATTCTCAACGACCTTCGGGTGGATGGGCGTGGTCTCCTCCGATGCGGGGATATTATTTAGCATGCTCCCCCGTGTTGAGAGGGGGGATGTTGAAAAGGGGCTGAAATCGTATCTTGGAACGAATGGAATTAAAGCCGGGGAGGACGCTTCCTGCGGTGAAATCGAGGATGCGATGAAGAGGTTTTTTGAGGGCGAGGCCGTAGACCTGACGAGGTTCCCCCTCGACTTTTCAGGGATTTCTCCCTTTTTCGTGAGTGTCTATGGGGTTGTGAAGGGGATAGATCGGGGAAGGGTGATGAGCTACAATGATGTGGCAAAAGCCGCAGGCAGCCCCGGCGGTGCGAGGGGAGTGGGATCGGCCATGGCGAGAAATCGGTTTGCACCTTTCGTGCCGTGCCACAGGGTGGTGGGTAAAAACGGGGACCTTGTGGGATTCGGGGGCGGAAACGGGATCGAGATGAAGGAGAGGATGCTCTTCATAGAGGGAATAGAAAGTAGATCGGGGTCGAAGTTCCGCGTCCCGCGGGAGTTTTTCGCCTCGAGATAG